One Thermomonas paludicola genomic window, GGCCTGCTGGACGAAAAGCCGGACGGTGGCAGCAACTACAGCGGGCAGGACAACGCCTCGCAGGCGAAGAACCTCAAGGGCAAACTGTTCCTGCTGCACGGCCTGATGGACGACAACGTGCCGCCACAGTCCACGCTGCAGGTGGTCGACGCGCTGATGAAGGCCAACAAGGACTTCGACCTGCTGCTGCTGCCGCACGCGCATCACGGCTATGGCATGGACAGCTATTACGTCATGCGCCGGCGCTGGGACTACTTCGTGAAGAACCTGCTGGGCGCCGAGCCGCCGCGGGAATTCGAGCTCAAGCCGCAATTCTGAGCAGCGTCAACCCGGCACACGCACGACGGCGCCACAGGGCGCCGTCGTCGTTTCCGGCGTCAGCGTGCGCCCTGCCCGAACAGGACGGTCTTTTCCGCGTCCGACAGCGGCTTGCCAGCGGCCGGGTTCACCTGCGCCGCCAGCGCGTAGGCGCGCTGCGTGGCCGGGCGCGCCGCCACGTCCTGCAGCCAGCGACGCAGGTTGGCGAACGGCGCCATGTCCAGCGGCGCCTTGGCATACGGGTTGTTGGCCCATGGATAAATGGCCATGTCGGCGATGCTGTATGCACTGCCGGCGACGAACGCACGGCCGTCCAGCCGCCTGTCCAGCACGCCCAGCAGGCGCTCGGTTTCCTTGCGATAGCGCTCGCGCGCATACGGGATCACCTCCGGCGCGTACACGTGGAAGTGGCCGTACTGGCCGCCCATCGGGCCCAATCCGCCCACCTGCCAGAACAGCCACTCGTCCACGACAATGCGCTGGCGCAGCGCGGATGCGGCGTCCGCACCGTCGGCAACGCCGGTAAAGCGCCCGGTTTTGGCGGCCAGGTACTGCAGGATCGCGCCGGATTCGAACACCGGAATCGGCGCGCCGCCGTCAGTGGGGTGATGATCCACGATCGCCGGCATCTTGTTGTTCGGCGAGATCGCCAGGAAGCCCGGTTCGAACTGCGCGCCCTTGCCGATGTCAACCGGCTTGATCGTGTAATCAAGGCCGGCTTCTTCCAGGAACAGGGTGATCTTGTGGCCGTTCGGCGTGGGCCAGTAATAGAGGTCGATCATGCGTTCGCGCTCCGTGCGTGGGGAACGCCACTCTAGCGCCGCGCGCGTTGCAGCAGCGACAACACGGCGTTGCGTTCTTCAGTGCCCTCCTTCAGTGCCCTCCGCTGGCGGCCAGCGAGTCCAGGTCAATGCCCTGCCGGCGCAAATGGACGCTGGCGCGCAGCGCGTAGAAGGCGAGATAGGCGAAACAGGCCACGCCGATCCAGAAGCTCATGTGCACGCCCACGCGGTCGGCCAGCACGCCCTGCAGCCAGCTGACGATGCCGCCGCCCATGATCATCATGATCAACAGGCTGCTGCCCTGGTTGGTGTTGCGGCCAAGCCCGGTGATGGCCAGCGCGAAGATGCACGGCCACATCGTGCTGCAGAACAGGCCCACGCTGATGAATGCAATGGTGCTGGCCTTGCCGGTGCTGAACATGCCCACCAGCAGCGCCGCGATCCCGCACAGCGCGAAATACAGCAACATCCGCGCGGGATTGCCGCGGCTCAGCAAGGTGGCTGCGATCATCACCATGATCACCCCGGCATAGCCGTAGAACTGGGTGACGTCGTGACTGGCGATGGCATTCACCGCCAGATACACGGCGAACGCCAGGAACGGCAGGATCAACATCAGCAGCCGGCGCACGCCCGCGCCGACCTCGAAGGCCCCGGCTGCGCCGGTCCATCGGCCAATCATCAGGCTGGCCCAATACAGCGACACGAACGGCGCGATCATCCATGTCTCCAGCCCCAGCCCGCCTTGCCCGACCGGCAACTCCAGATAAGCCGGCAAATTGCTGACCGTGGACACCTCCACGCCGACGTAAACGAAGATCGCCAGCATGCCCAGCACCAGCTGCGGATACGCAAACGCGGAGGTGGCATGTGCCAGCTTGCCGGCATCCAGGGCTTCCTCCCTGGCGACTTCCTCCAGGTCGATGTGATTGGGCACCGAGGAAAACTTCAGCAGCAGCGCCACCAGCACGAATGCCGCACCCAGCACCAGATAGGGAGTCTTCACGCTCTCGATGCTGGCGGTGGTGCCGCCGGCAGCCACGCTGCCGAAGATGGCGATGCTCACCAGCAGCGGGCCCACGGTGGTGCCCAGATTGTTGATGCCGCCGGCCAGGGTCAGCCGCTGCGCGCCGGTGGCGGGGTTGCCCATCACGATGGCCAGCGGATTGGCGGCGATCTGTTGCAGCGAGAAGCCCAGGCCGACGATGAACAGGCCGGACAACATCAGGCCAAACGAACCACTGTTGGCGGCGGGATAGAACAGCAGCGAACCCAGCGCGGACACCAGCAGGCCCAGGCAGATGCCGTTCTTGTAACCCAGCCGGTTCAACACGTCGCCGCCGATCAGCCGCGAGGCCGCGAAGTAAACCAGCGCGCCCACCGTATAGGCCACGTAAAAGGCGACCGACACCAGCTGGCTCTGTGCCTGGGTCAGGTCGAACGCCTTCTTGAACACCGGGATCAGGATGTCGTTGCTGGCAGCGACGAAGCCCCAGAAAAAAAACACCGTGATGAGAACGCCGAACTGCGACCATCGGGTTTGTTGGTGTGTCATGGGTATCCGCCGGCTGGAGTGGGGTGGTGAACGGGCGGCCGCGACGCAAAACGCCCCACTCCCCCGTCCCTGCAGTACAGCAGCCGCGCAGGCAGCCTGTACATAGCCAGCGCGTCGCTGCAAACGATTTCCTGGAAGATTCTGCGACCGCTGCCCCGCCATCCAGCCGGCAACCTTGCGCCGGGGCAGGCCGGTAGAATGGCGCGATGGATGTTTCCCACCTTCTCGACGGGCTCAACCCGGCCCAGCGCGAGGCCGTGTCCGCAGCGCCCGGCCATTATCTGGTCCTCGCCGGCGCCGGTTCCGGCAAGACCCGCGTGCTCACCCACCGCATCGCCTGGCTGCACGAGGTCATCGGCGTGCCGCTGCACGGCATCCTGGCGGTGACCTTCACCAACAAGGCCGCCGGCGAGATGCGCGCGCGCATCGCCGCGCAGCTGGGCGGCGAACCACGCGGGATGTGGATCGGCACGTTCCACGGCATCGCCCATCGCCTGCTGCGCCTGCACTGGCAGGACGCAAAACTGCCCGAAGCCTTCCAGGTGCTGGATTCCGATGACCAGCAGCGCCTGGTCAAACGCGTGCTGCAGTCGCTGGAAGTGGACGAGGCGCGCTTTCCGCCGCGCCAGGTGGCGTGGTGGATCAACGCACAAAAAGATGAGGGCCGCCGCCCGCAGCACATCCAGCCGGAAGCGGATGAATGGGCGAACGTCATGCTGCGTGCGTATCAGGAATACCAGACGCGCTGCGACCGCGCCGGCCTGGTGGATTTTGCCGAGCTGCTGCTGCGCGCGCATGAAGTGCTGCGCGACACCCCGGCGCTGCTGGCGCATTACCGGCACCGCTTCGGGCAGATCCTGGTGGACGAGTTCCAGGACACCAACGCCGTCCAGTACGGCTTCGTGCGCCTGTTGGCCGGCGATACGGGCCAGCTGTTCGTGGTCGGCGACGACGACCAGGCCATCTACGGCTGGCGCGGCGCGAAGGTCGAAAACGTGCAGCGCTTCCTGCACGACTTCCGCGCCGCGCAAACCATCCGGCTGGAACAGAACTATCGCTCGACGGCGAACATCCTCGGCGCCGCCAACGCCGTGATCGCGCATAACGAAGACCGTCTCGGCAAGAAGCTTTGGACCGATGCCGGCGACGGCGAACAGATCGACCTGTATGCCGCCTACAACGAAATCGACGAAGCGCGCTATGCGGTGGAACGCATCCGTCAATGGGTGCACGACGGCGGCGCGCATGCCGACGCCGCCATCCTCTATCGCAGCAACGCGCAGTCGCGCGCGTTCGAAGAAGCGCTGCTGGCGGCGCAGGTGCCGTATCGCGTGTACGGCGGCATGCGCTTCTTCGAGCGCGCCGAGATCAAGGACGCGCTGGCTTATTTGCGCCTGATCGCCAACCGCGACGACGATGCAGCGTTCGAGCGCGCGGTGAACACGCCGACCCGCGGCATCGGCGATCGCACCCTGGACGACATCAGGCGGACCGCCCGCGAGCACGGTGAATCCTTGTGGCGCGCGTCGCGCCGGCTATGCGAACACTCTGCGTTGGCTGCCCGCGCGCGCAATGCACTGGCCGCATTCATCGCGCTGATCGATCTGCTTGGCAGCGAAACGGCCGGGATGACACTGGCCGAAAAAACCGAACATGCGCTGGGCCGTTCCGGCCTGCGCGCCCATTGGGCGAAGGAAGGGCGCGGCGGGCTGGACTCGGAGTCGCGGATCGAAAACCTCGACGAACTGGTCTCCGTGGCGTCGCGCTTTTCACGCAGCGACGAAGACGATGCGGCGGGGATGCCGGAGCTGGTGGCGTTCCTCGGCTATGCCGCACTGGAGGCAGGCGAAGGCCAATCGGATGCCGGCGAAGACGGGGTGCAGCTGATGACCCTGCACAGCGCGAAGGGGCTGGAATTCCCGCTGGTGTTCCTGGTCGGGCTGGAAGAAGGCCTGTTTCCCAACATGCGCTCGGCCGAAGAGCCCGGCCGCATGGCCGAGGAGCGCCGGTTGGCCTATGTCGGCATCACCCGCGCGCGCCAGCAGCTGGTGCTCTCGCACGCCGAAACCCGCCGCCTCCACGGCAGCGACATGTACGGCCTGCCGTCGCGTTTCCTGCGCGAGATCCCGAAGGCCCTGCTGCGCGACATCCGCCCGAAACCGCAAGCCGCAGCCTTCCACCCTCGCGGCAGTTACCCGCAGGGCAACCGCGTCGTTCCGCGCGACCGTGGCCACGCCGCGCTGGAGGCCTCCCCCGTGCGAGTGGGTGCGAACGTGCGCCACCCGACCTTCGGCACCGGCTTCGTCACCGACGTCGAGGGCAGCGGCGCGCACGCGCGCGTGCAGGTGAATTTCGAGGACGTGGGCAGCAAGTGGCTGGTGCTGTCGTATGCGAACCTGACGCCGGCGTGAAGGCATCTCTTGTCCGTCATGCCCGCGAAGGCGGGCATCCAGCGTCTCGCGTTGCCGGCCTGTCACGAAAATCGAAGACAAAAGCCGGATCCCCGCCTTCAACCAGGTGATGGTTCGAGGCGCAATGCGCGTCTACAACTGGAACCCCACCGACCGCACCAGTCCTTCGCCCACGTCGCGCCACCAGCCCGGTGCGCGCGCCACATAGGCCGACGATTCGGCGCGCCGCGTTGCGAACCACCCGGCCAGCGCCTCGATCTGCACGGCGTCGTGGAACAGCACATTGAGTTCGTAGTTCAGGAACAGGCTGCGGCCGTCGAAGTTGATCGAGCCGCAGCTGGCGAAGCCCGCATCGATCACCAGTGCCTTGGCGTGCACCATCCGCGGCAGCAGGTGGATGCGCGCACCAGCGGCGGCCAGTTCGCGCAGGCTGCGCTGGCGGGCGATGTCGGCCAGCGCGTGGTTGGAGCGCGCCGGCAGCAGCAATTCGACCTGCACGCCGCGCCGTGCGGCCAGCACCAGCGCCAGTTGCAGTGCGTCGTCGGGGACGAAGTAGGGCGTGACGAGCAGCACGCGCGCGTCGGCGCGATGGATGGCGCCGAGGAACAGGTCGTAGGCGGTGTCGTTGCGACGGTCAGGGCCGCTGGGAAGCAGCTGGGCCAGCGGCCCGCCGGCAGCAGCAGGCGTGGGGGGCGCCGCCGCCGCGGGTTCACCGCCGGCCAACGCCCAGTCGCGGGCGAAGCCGGCGATGGCGTCGATCACGATGCCGCCTTCGACGACGATGCTGAGGTCGTGCCACGCCGGTGCATCCGGCGCGTCGAGGAAGTATTCGCGCGCCAGGTTGCGGCCTCCGCTCCACAGCGCGCGGTCATCGACGATAACCAGCTTGCGGTGGTTGCGCAGATTGTCGCGGGCGAACTGCGGGCGCAGCCGCAGCGGCGAAAACCAGCGGATCGTCGCGCCCGCTTCGCGCAGCATGCGCAGGCTGCGGCGGCGTCCCGCGAACGCGCCCACGCCGTCCAGCAGCACGCGCACCGCCACGCCGCGCGTGCGGGCGCGCGCCAGGGCTTCCGCAACGGGCAGGCCGACGGCATCGTCGCGGAAGATGAACATCTCGATGTCGATGCTACGGGTTGCGACATCCAGCAGCGCGAGCAACGCCTGCAGGGCGCCTGGACCGTCGGTGTCAATGGCGATCGCTGCGCAGCGTCGCTCGGGTGGCAGGTCCAGCCCGCGCGTCAGCGTCGCTGCCCACGGGGCATCGCCGGCCGGCGTGGTTGATGGCGGCGGATCCTCGCTGGCGCGCGCGTGCGCCAGCTTGCGGGAGCCGAACAGCAGATAGACCGGAAGCGCCAGGTAGGGAAAGGCAACCAGCGCGATCACCCACGCCATCGCCGACGCGGGCGAGCGCCTCTGGCGGCCGGAATGGGTCAGCGCCACGTACAGCAGCAACCCCGTGGCCACCGCTGTCGCATGCAGCAGCGGCAGCGCATCGACGGCGGCGGGGGAGAGCGCGAGCGGCATGCCCGCTCCGTTTACCAGCTGAACAGCTTGTAATACGTCATCGGCCCGCCCTTGCTGTCGCGCTCGTCGATGATGCCGTCGCCGTTGCGGTCGTAGATGTAATAGGTCACGCCGCGCGCCGGGGTGACTTTCACCATCGTCAGCGATCCGGCAACCCGATACTCGGTGATCACGTCGCCATTGGATTCGGTGCGGGTAACCGGCACCGCATCCTTGGGCAAGGTGGACTCGGGCGTAGCGGTGGCGCAGGCGGCCAGCAGCAGGGTCAGGGCGGTGGCAAGTGCGATACGCATGGTGAGGTCCTTCCGGGGAGTTGAACGAGTATGCGCGAAGCCCGGCGCAAGCGGCTCAGGGCCGCGCCTGCGCATCCAGTTCCAGGAACCCGCCCGACTGGCGCTTCCACAGTTGCGCGTACAGGCCGCCGCGCGAGAGCAGTTCCTCATGCGTACCGGTTTCCACAATGCATCCGGCGTCCATCACCACCAGCCGGTCCATCGCCGCGATGGTGGACAGCCGGTGTGCGATGGCGATGACCGTCTTGCCCTGCATCAGCCGGTAGAGGTTTTCCTGGATCACCGCCTCCACTTCCGAATCCAGCGCCGAGGTCGCCTCGTCCAGCACCAGGATCGGCGCGTTCTTCAGCAGCACGCGGGCGATGGCGATGCGCTGGCGCTGGCCGCCGGACAGCTTCACGCCGCGCTCGCCCACCTGCGCATCGAGGCCGCGCTGGCCGTGCGAATCCGCCAGTTCGGCGATGAAGCCGTCGGCGTTGGCCTGGCGCGCCGCGTCCAGCAGCTCCGCTTCGCTGGCATCGGGGCGGCCGTAGAGGATGTTCTCGCGCACCGAGCGGTGCAGCAGCGAGGTGTCCTGGGTGACGACACCGATTTGCGCGCGCAGCGAATCCTGCTGCACGCTGGCAACGTCGATGCCGTCGATGGTGATGCGCCCGGCTTCCACGTCATGGAAGCGCAGCAGCAGGTTGACCAGCGTGGACTTGCCGGCGCCAGAGCGGCCGACCACGCCGATCTTCTCGCCCGGCGCGACGTGCAGGTCGAGGTGTTCGATCACGCCGCTGCCCTTGCCGTAGTGGAAGGCCACGTTCTCGAAGCGGACATCGCCGCGCACCGCCGGCAGCGCGGGCGCGCCCGGTGCATCGTCCACCGTCGGCGGCAGCGAGATCGAGCTGATGCCGTCGTGCACGGTGCCGATGTTCTCGAACAGCGCGGACAGCTCCCACATGATCCAGTGCGACATCCCCAGCAGCCGCAGCGCCAGCGCCGCGGCCACCGCCACCGCGCCGGTGCTGACGGCGCCCTGCGTCCACAGCCACAGGCCCAGCGCGGCCACCGAGAACAACAGTGCCATGTTCAACGCATACAGCAGGCTGTAAACGCGCGTGGCGAGCCGCATCTGCCCGTAAACGGTGGCCAGGAAACCGTCCATCGCCTCGCGCGCATAGGCCTGTTCGCGCCGCGAATGCGAGAACAGCTTGACCGTGGCGATGTTGGTGTAGCTGTCCACGATGCGGCCGGTCATGGTGCTGCGCGCATCGGCCTGGTCCTGCGAGACCTTGCCCATCTTCGGCACGAACCAGCGCATCAGCAGGCCGTAGCAGACCAGCCAGCCGGCGAATGGCAGCATCAGCCGCCAGTCGGCGCTGGCCGCCACCAGCAAGGTGCCGCCGAAGTACACCAGCACGTAGTTGCCGATGTCGAACAGCTTGACCACGGTTTCGCGCACCGCCAGCGAGGTCTGCATCAGCTTGGTGGCGATGCGGCCGGCGAACTCGTCCTGGAAATACCCCATCGACTGCCGCAGCAGGTAGCGATGCACGTTCCAGCGGATCCGCATCGGGAAGTTGCCGAGCAAGGTCTGGTGCTGCACCAGTGAATTGAGCAGGACCAGCGCCGGCAATCCAACCAGCACCAGTGCTGCCATCCAGCCAAGGCGGGTGGCTTCCGCCGCAAAAAAGCCACTGACGCCCAGCGCGTTCATCCGGTCCACCAGCTTGCCGACGTAGGCGTACAGCGCCACTTCCGCCAGCGCGATCAGCGCGGTGGTGGCCGCCATCAGCAGCAGCCAGCGCTCCGCGCCGCGCGTGTAGTGCCGGCAAAATGCATACAGGCGGGTTGGCGGCTGTGTGGGCGGGGCGTCGGGGAACGGGTCGAGGCGGGTTTCGAACCAGCGCAGCATGGCTCAGGACTCGTGCAGTCGGATACGTATTTTGCCGGCTTTGCCCGTCATTCGAGCTACTGTTGCTTCTGTACGGATGCGAGCCAGCCATAGCGTTCCCGGTCGATTCGGAGCAGCTCCTTGATGGCAGCCTCACGCTCTTTCCCGGTCATGTTCTTCAGCAAGGTCTGGATTTCGGCTTGGATGCTGCCGGACGTCGCGCCACGCTCCTCTGCCTTGCGATACCACTCATGCCCAAGTTCGTAGTTCCGCTGTTCGATATGCACCGCACCAAGCAAAGTGCAGGGCCGGA contains:
- a CDS encoding glutathione S-transferase N-terminal domain-containing protein, producing the protein MIDLYYWPTPNGHKITLFLEEAGLDYTIKPVDIGKGAQFEPGFLAISPNNKMPAIVDHHPTDGGAPIPVFESGAILQYLAAKTGRFTGVADGADAASALRQRIVVDEWLFWQVGGLGPMGGQYGHFHVYAPEVIPYARERYRKETERLLGVLDRRLDGRAFVAGSAYSIADMAIYPWANNPYAKAPLDMAPFANLRRWLQDVAARPATQRAYALAAQVNPAAGKPLSDAEKTVLFGQGAR
- a CDS encoding MFS transporter, which produces MTHQQTRWSQFGVLITVFFFWGFVAASNDILIPVFKKAFDLTQAQSQLVSVAFYVAYTVGALVYFAASRLIGGDVLNRLGYKNGICLGLLVSALGSLLFYPAANSGSFGLMLSGLFIVGLGFSLQQIAANPLAIVMGNPATGAQRLTLAGGINNLGTTVGPLLVSIAIFGSVAAGGTTASIESVKTPYLVLGAAFVLVALLLKFSSVPNHIDLEEVAREEALDAGKLAHATSAFAYPQLVLGMLAIFVYVGVEVSTVSNLPAYLELPVGQGGLGLETWMIAPFVSLYWASLMIGRWTGAAGAFEVGAGVRRLLMLILPFLAFAVYLAVNAIASHDVTQFYGYAGVIMVMIAATLLSRGNPARMLLYFALCGIAALLVGMFSTGKASTIAFISVGLFCSTMWPCIFALAITGLGRNTNQGSSLLIMMIMGGGIVSWLQGVLADRVGVHMSFWIGVACFAYLAFYALRASVHLRRQGIDLDSLAASGGH
- the uvrD gene encoding DNA helicase II; translated protein: MDVSHLLDGLNPAQREAVSAAPGHYLVLAGAGSGKTRVLTHRIAWLHEVIGVPLHGILAVTFTNKAAGEMRARIAAQLGGEPRGMWIGTFHGIAHRLLRLHWQDAKLPEAFQVLDSDDQQRLVKRVLQSLEVDEARFPPRQVAWWINAQKDEGRRPQHIQPEADEWANVMLRAYQEYQTRCDRAGLVDFAELLLRAHEVLRDTPALLAHYRHRFGQILVDEFQDTNAVQYGFVRLLAGDTGQLFVVGDDDQAIYGWRGAKVENVQRFLHDFRAAQTIRLEQNYRSTANILGAANAVIAHNEDRLGKKLWTDAGDGEQIDLYAAYNEIDEARYAVERIRQWVHDGGAHADAAILYRSNAQSRAFEEALLAAQVPYRVYGGMRFFERAEIKDALAYLRLIANRDDDAAFERAVNTPTRGIGDRTLDDIRRTAREHGESLWRASRRLCEHSALAARARNALAAFIALIDLLGSETAGMTLAEKTEHALGRSGLRAHWAKEGRGGLDSESRIENLDELVSVASRFSRSDEDDAAGMPELVAFLGYAALEAGEGQSDAGEDGVQLMTLHSAKGLEFPLVFLVGLEEGLFPNMRSAEEPGRMAEERRLAYVGITRARQQLVLSHAETRRLHGSDMYGLPSRFLREIPKALLRDIRPKPQAAAFHPRGSYPQGNRVVPRDRGHAALEASPVRVGANVRHPTFGTGFVTDVEGSGAHARVQVNFEDVGSKWLVLSYANLTPA
- a CDS encoding phospholipase D-like domain-containing protein encodes the protein MPLALSPAAVDALPLLHATAVATGLLLYVALTHSGRQRRSPASAMAWVIALVAFPYLALPVYLLFGSRKLAHARASEDPPPSTTPAGDAPWAATLTRGLDLPPERRCAAIAIDTDGPGALQALLALLDVATRSIDIEMFIFRDDAVGLPVAEALARARTRGVAVRVLLDGVGAFAGRRRSLRMLREAGATIRWFSPLRLRPQFARDNLRNHRKLVIVDDRALWSGGRNLAREYFLDAPDAPAWHDLSIVVEGGIVIDAIAGFARDWALAGGEPAAAAPPTPAAAGGPLAQLLPSGPDRRNDTAYDLFLGAIHRADARVLLVTPYFVPDDALQLALVLAARRGVQVELLLPARSNHALADIARQRSLRELAAAGARIHLLPRMVHAKALVIDAGFASCGSINFDGRSLFLNYELNVLFHDAVQIEALAGWFATRRAESSAYVARAPGWWRDVGEGLVRSVGFQL
- a CDS encoding DUF2782 domain-containing protein, whose protein sequence is MRIALATALTLLLAACATATPESTLPKDAVPVTRTESNGDVITEYRVAGSLTMVKVTPARGVTYYIYDRNGDGIIDERDSKGGPMTYYKLFSW
- a CDS encoding ABC transporter ATP-binding protein, with translation MLRWFETRLDPFPDAPPTQPPTRLYAFCRHYTRGAERWLLLMAATTALIALAEVALYAYVGKLVDRMNALGVSGFFAAEATRLGWMAALVLVGLPALVLLNSLVQHQTLLGNFPMRIRWNVHRYLLRQSMGYFQDEFAGRIATKLMQTSLAVRETVVKLFDIGNYVLVYFGGTLLVAASADWRLMLPFAGWLVCYGLLMRWFVPKMGKVSQDQADARSTMTGRIVDSYTNIATVKLFSHSRREQAYAREAMDGFLATVYGQMRLATRVYSLLYALNMALLFSVAALGLWLWTQGAVSTGAVAVAAALALRLLGMSHWIMWELSALFENIGTVHDGISSISLPPTVDDAPGAPALPAVRGDVRFENVAFHYGKGSGVIEHLDLHVAPGEKIGVVGRSGAGKSTLVNLLLRFHDVEAGRITIDGIDVASVQQDSLRAQIGVVTQDTSLLHRSVRENILYGRPDASEAELLDAARQANADGFIAELADSHGQRGLDAQVGERGVKLSGGQRQRIAIARVLLKNAPILVLDEATSALDSEVEAVIQENLYRLMQGKTVIAIAHRLSTIAAMDRLVVMDAGCIVETGTHEELLSRGGLYAQLWKRQSGGFLELDAQARP